The Sulfitobacter sp. SK011 genome has a window encoding:
- a CDS encoding TRAP transporter substrate-binding protein, translated as MKHFTRILATATLVAASAFAVHADEFRLGLITPPPHIWTKAAEAFGAELSEKSGGAHSVGVFPSRQLGNEAEMLQQLQTGALDMAFMTVAEVSNRATDLGSFYAPYLANDIAHAGRILRSDTAAALLEPLPAQVGVVGLGYGMAGLRQIVSRGDVSSSADLAGKKLRITPFTPILDFYNALGAAPTPMPLPAVYDALANGQVDAIDMDAELIWVLKYYEHADTIIQSDHMMFPMVGLVSAKVWAGLSDDDRAMIGELMAKHVDSTIDSYIEKEAGWLEQIEGTGKTYTKVDASFFGDAIDQWNTIWSEKAASLEKLRAVAAETE; from the coding sequence ATGAAACATTTCACTAGAATACTTGCCACAGCCACACTGGTTGCGGCATCTGCATTCGCGGTACACGCCGACGAATTCCGGCTGGGTCTGATCACACCGCCGCCGCATATCTGGACAAAAGCGGCCGAGGCCTTTGGTGCCGAACTGTCGGAAAAAAGTGGCGGAGCACATAGCGTAGGGGTTTTTCCATCCAGACAGCTGGGCAACGAAGCCGAAATGCTGCAGCAACTTCAGACCGGCGCATTGGACATGGCCTTTATGACAGTGGCCGAAGTATCAAACCGGGCGACGGATCTGGGGTCTTTCTATGCACCGTATCTGGCGAATGACATCGCGCATGCGGGCCGTATTCTGCGCTCCGATACTGCGGCTGCTTTGCTGGAACCATTGCCCGCGCAGGTCGGTGTGGTTGGATTGGGCTATGGCATGGCGGGTCTGCGCCAGATCGTCAGCCGTGGTGACGTGAGCAGTTCTGCTGACCTTGCAGGTAAAAAGCTGCGGATTACACCGTTTACGCCAATCCTTGATTTCTACAACGCTTTGGGCGCCGCCCCAACGCCCATGCCGCTGCCTGCTGTTTACGATGCGCTGGCCAACGGTCAGGTGGACGCGATTGATATGGATGCCGAGCTGATCTGGGTACTGAAATACTACGAACACGCGGATACGATCATTCAATCTGACCACATGATGTTCCCGATGGTCGGGCTGGTTTCAGCCAAGGTATGGGCGGGACTTTCTGATGATGACCGTGCGATGATCGGTGAGTTGATGGCCAAACATGTCGACAGCACAATTGACAGCTATATCGAAAAGGAAGCTGGCTGGCTGGAGCAGATCGAAGGCACCGGCAAGACCTATACCAAGGTCGATGCCTCGTTCTTTGGCGATGCGATTGATCAATGGAACACCATCTGGTCTGAAAAAGCTGCATCGCTGGAAAAATTGCGCGCTGTTGCTGCCGAAACCGAGTAA
- a CDS encoding 3-hydroxyanthranilate 3,4-dioxygenase, whose product MSRLKAFNFQAWIDEHRHLLKPPVGNQQIWEDADLMVTVVGGPNKRTDYHDDPVEEFFYQLEGNMVLKIYDGEEFYDVPIREGEIFLLPPHVRHSPQRPEVGSIGLVIEPKRQKGELDAIEWYCFECGSLVHRAEMQLQSIVKDLPPVYQKFYASKEDRTCPQCKSVHPGKEPPEGWVKI is encoded by the coding sequence ATGTCCAGACTGAAAGCCTTTAATTTTCAAGCGTGGATTGACGAGCATCGCCACCTCCTCAAGCCGCCCGTTGGCAACCAGCAGATTTGGGAAGACGCCGATTTGATGGTCACCGTTGTCGGCGGGCCGAACAAACGCACTGATTATCATGATGATCCGGTTGAGGAATTCTTTTACCAACTCGAAGGCAATATGGTGCTCAAAATTTATGACGGAGAGGAATTTTACGATGTTCCGATCCGTGAAGGGGAGATTTTTCTGCTGCCTCCGCACGTCCGCCATTCACCACAGCGTCCCGAAGTGGGATCCATTGGCCTGGTGATCGAACCCAAGCGGCAGAAAGGTGAGTTGGATGCGATCGAATGGTACTGCTTTGAGTGCGGATCGCTTGTGCATCGCGCCGAGATGCAGCTGCAATCCATCGTAAAGGATCTGCCGCCGGTCTATCAGAAATTCTACGCTTCCAAAGAAGACAGAACCTGCCCACAATGCAAATCTGTCCACCCCGGAAAAGAACCGCCTGAAGGGTGGGTAAAAATATGA
- a CDS encoding dihydrodipicolinate synthase family protein produces the protein MKYSKFDAKEYARENMKGIWAAALNPFNDDLSLNEAGLRSNIRHWIDGLKIQGLFVAGKQGEFFSMSVPERKRNFEIAVDACAGKAGVIVSVSDQNMEVALDLAHHAQNCGADYIVLHAPVLSFVHDRGEVLYQYYKRFCDELDIGIAMWSHPDSGYLMQPEECARIAELPNIVAIKYSVPREMYVRLHHMIGDKIQVSTSAEDEWLDNIEELGWQLYLCSSPPYQLQTAHDLRMHDYTQLAFSGRFDEARKVRDSLNPVREAMKATRPPGKPTAFGKYWQELLGQVGGRVRAPMLELTDAEKDLIRKGFAECGLRL, from the coding sequence ATGAAATACAGTAAATTCGACGCAAAAGAATATGCGCGTGAGAACATGAAAGGCATATGGGCCGCTGCGCTGAACCCGTTCAACGATGATCTGTCGCTGAACGAGGCCGGATTGCGGTCAAACATTCGCCATTGGATTGATGGACTAAAAATTCAGGGATTGTTTGTGGCCGGAAAGCAGGGCGAATTTTTTTCGATGAGCGTGCCAGAGCGTAAGCGCAATTTCGAGATTGCCGTTGATGCATGTGCGGGCAAAGCGGGGGTGATTGTGTCAGTCTCGGACCAGAATATGGAGGTGGCATTGGACTTGGCGCATCACGCACAGAATTGTGGTGCTGATTATATCGTTCTTCACGCGCCCGTCCTGAGCTTTGTGCATGATCGTGGCGAGGTTCTATATCAGTATTACAAGCGGTTTTGCGATGAACTTGATATCGGGATCGCCATGTGGAGCCATCCTGACAGCGGGTATCTGATGCAACCCGAAGAATGCGCGCGCATTGCTGAACTGCCGAACATTGTCGCGATCAAATACTCGGTTCCACGCGAGATGTACGTCAGGCTGCATCATATGATCGGTGATAAAATTCAGGTTTCGACATCTGCCGAGGACGAATGGCTCGATAATATCGAAGAACTTGGATGGCAGCTTTATCTGTGTTCATCGCCGCCATATCAGTTGCAAACAGCCCATGATTTGCGGATGCACGACTATACGCAATTGGCCTTTTCAGGCAGGTTTGATGAGGCGCGCAAGGTGCGAGACAGCCTCAATCCTGTCCGAGAGGCGATGAAGGCAACGCGGCCACCGGGCAAACCGACGGCGTTCGGCAAGTATTGGCAAGAGTTGTTGGGGCAGGTTGGCGGGCGGGTTCGCGCGCCGATGCTGGAACTGACAGATGCCGAGAAAGACCTCATTCGCAAAGGTTTCGCAGAGTGTGGTCTGAGGCTGTGA
- a CDS encoding aspartate dehydrogenase — translation MKIGLIGKGAIANYVSAALEKRGHSIAVTLLRPVRVAENPDHYVGSVQDLPTDLDLMIDCAGHAALTEHGPAILSRGTDLITVSLGALADHHVFADLETAAKQGRSKLHLASGAIGALDCLQAARIGQLNSVTYVGRKPPKGWAGSPAEQKLDLHALTSGAVTHFQGTARDAALTYPKNANVAAAVALAGIGFDATQVQLIADANVIENIHEIDASGEFGNFHFRISGKSLPDNPRSSALAAMSVVSKLDQIIQPISL, via the coding sequence ATGAAAATAGGTCTTATAGGTAAGGGTGCTATTGCGAACTACGTAAGCGCGGCCCTGGAAAAGCGGGGCCACTCGATTGCTGTCACCCTGCTTCGGCCCGTACGCGTGGCCGAAAACCCTGATCACTATGTTGGTTCGGTTCAGGATTTGCCCACCGATCTTGACCTGATGATCGACTGCGCAGGACACGCGGCGCTGACCGAACATGGGCCTGCAATCTTGTCGCGCGGAACAGACCTTATCACCGTCTCATTGGGTGCCTTGGCAGATCATCACGTCTTTGCTGACCTCGAAACCGCAGCCAAACAAGGGCGGTCGAAACTGCACCTCGCCAGCGGTGCCATTGGCGCGCTTGATTGCCTGCAAGCCGCCCGTATTGGGCAGTTGAACAGTGTCACCTATGTCGGGCGCAAACCGCCAAAAGGGTGGGCAGGGTCGCCGGCGGAACAAAAGCTGGACCTTCATGCGCTGACAAGCGGTGCCGTGACCCATTTTCAGGGCACCGCCCGTGACGCCGCATTGACCTATCCAAAAAACGCAAATGTTGCAGCTGCGGTGGCCTTGGCCGGGATCGGTTTTGATGCCACGCAGGTTCAGTTGATCGCGGATGCTAATGTCATCGAAAATATCCACGAAATCGACGCCTCGGGTGAATTTGGAAATTTCCACTTTCGGATCAGCGGAAAGTCTCTGCCTGATAACCCGCGCAGTTCGGCCCTTGCCGCGATGAGCGTGGTGAGCAAGCTGGATCAAATCATCCAGCCGATAAGCCTATGA
- a CDS encoding LysR substrate-binding domain-containing protein, with the protein MIARHSRIVDRALTRLKLRQLRLLVAVGSHGNIQSAARELGVSQPAATKMIQDLELDFEVKLFDRTNRGVVPTVFGDTLIRHGKLIFAQVSNAAQELDDLNEGNSGRVVVGTLLAASTGLLPAAIDIVLTERPKVAIKISEGTNEVLMPALLSGEIDMVLGRLPSHRHRDKIKQEKLFEDRVLAVVGNQHPLAGKRSVSFEQIKPYGWILPPLETTLRRQIDHFFVGQQQYQPPMAIESVSYLANRALLQSRDLISLMPAEVIAQDIENGHLSKLDWIVPFGQGPIGISYRSDTSLSPAGQAFMQALHRAARER; encoded by the coding sequence ATGATTGCCCGGCATTCCCGCATCGTTGACCGCGCTTTGACCCGGCTGAAACTGCGCCAACTGCGCCTGCTGGTAGCCGTCGGCAGCCACGGCAACATCCAAAGTGCCGCGCGTGAACTGGGTGTTTCCCAACCTGCAGCCACCAAAATGATCCAGGATCTGGAACTCGACTTTGAGGTCAAGCTGTTCGACCGCACCAATCGGGGCGTTGTCCCGACCGTCTTTGGTGATACGCTGATCCGTCACGGCAAACTTATTTTTGCGCAGGTTTCAAACGCGGCACAGGAACTGGACGACCTTAACGAAGGCAATTCAGGCCGGGTCGTCGTCGGCACCCTGCTTGCGGCGTCCACAGGGCTGCTTCCGGCTGCGATTGATATCGTGCTAACCGAACGCCCCAAGGTTGCGATAAAGATCAGCGAAGGCACCAACGAGGTTTTAATGCCCGCGCTATTGTCAGGTGAAATTGACATGGTGCTCGGACGTCTTCCTTCGCATCGTCACCGCGACAAAATCAAACAGGAAAAACTGTTCGAAGATCGGGTGTTGGCCGTTGTGGGCAACCAACATCCGCTGGCAGGTAAACGGTCGGTGTCGTTTGAGCAGATCAAACCCTACGGGTGGATTTTGCCACCGCTGGAAACAACATTGCGCCGGCAGATTGACCATTTTTTCGTAGGCCAGCAGCAATACCAACCCCCTATGGCAATCGAATCCGTATCCTACCTTGCCAACCGCGCGCTTTTACAATCACGCGATTTGATCTCCCTCATGCCCGCCGAGGTCATCGCCCAGGATATCGAAAATGGTCATCTGTCGAAACTCGACTGGATCGTCCCCTTTGGTCAGGGCCCCATTGGCATCTCTTATCGCTCAGACACCAGCCTATCACCGGCAGGACAGGCTTTTATGCAAGCACTGCACCGCGCCGCCCGGGAAAGATAA
- a CDS encoding NAD-dependent succinate-semialdehyde dehydrogenase, whose protein sequence is MYPELKLFIAGEWRTTASDMPVVNPATEQEIGRLPRAAKSDLDDALEAAEKGFRIWSRTSPRKRSDVILRAAALMRARQEEIAHSITLEHGKPLPQARLEVIRGAEFFEWDAGEAMRTYGRVIPAAHGHKFSVHHQPIGVVAAFSPWNFPMSQPARKIAGALASGCSIILKAAEETPAGAIHIARAFEDAGLPPGVLNLLFGEPSEISGYLIPQEPVRLVAFTGSTAIGRHLTTLASENMTSVLMELGGHAPVIVCEDTDVDMAAVSGAVRKMRNAGQVCTSPTRFFVHERIFDDFAATFVERAAATVVGNGMDDGVEMGPLANERRVPVLTDLVEDARAKGADVATGGARFGETGYFFEPTVLMNVPDDARIMQEEPFGPIAVINPVSSLDDAIAKANAVPYGLAGYAFTNRADYIDRMIDEVEVGNLSINTLEASMPETPFGGVKSSGYGREGGAEGLDNYMTVKHVWHSAKIT, encoded by the coding sequence ATGTATCCCGAGCTCAAGCTTTTTATTGCAGGTGAATGGCGCACAACTGCCAGTGACATGCCGGTGGTGAACCCCGCGACAGAACAGGAAATTGGGCGTCTCCCACGTGCCGCAAAGAGCGATCTGGATGATGCGCTGGAGGCGGCGGAAAAGGGCTTTCGCATCTGGAGCCGCACATCGCCGCGCAAGCGGTCTGACGTCATCCTGCGTGCCGCTGCATTGATGCGTGCGCGTCAGGAAGAAATTGCACACTCCATAACCCTCGAACACGGCAAACCGCTGCCACAGGCACGGCTTGAGGTCATTCGCGGCGCTGAATTTTTCGAATGGGACGCTGGCGAAGCCATGCGCACCTATGGCCGAGTCATTCCCGCAGCCCACGGGCATAAGTTCTCGGTTCACCATCAACCTATTGGGGTTGTTGCAGCCTTCTCGCCCTGGAACTTTCCGATGAGCCAGCCCGCGCGCAAGATTGCCGGGGCGTTGGCGTCAGGCTGTTCCATCATCCTCAAAGCAGCCGAGGAAACGCCGGCAGGCGCGATCCATATTGCGCGCGCTTTTGAAGATGCAGGGCTGCCGCCCGGCGTTCTGAACCTGTTATTTGGCGAACCGTCTGAAATTTCCGGTTATCTGATCCCACAAGAACCGGTCCGGCTGGTGGCCTTTACCGGCTCCACGGCCATTGGCCGTCACCTGACAACTTTAGCCTCTGAAAATATGACGTCGGTTTTGATGGAACTTGGCGGCCATGCACCCGTGATTGTCTGCGAAGATACCGACGTCGACATGGCCGCGGTTTCGGGGGCCGTGCGAAAAATGCGCAATGCGGGTCAGGTCTGCACCTCGCCAACACGGTTTTTTGTCCATGAACGCATCTTTGATGACTTCGCCGCGACCTTTGTTGAACGGGCCGCAGCGACGGTCGTGGGCAACGGCATGGATGACGGCGTAGAGATGGGACCATTGGCCAATGAACGCCGTGTGCCGGTGCTGACCGACCTGGTCGAAGACGCCCGCGCCAAAGGGGCAGATGTCGCAACCGGCGGCGCGCGTTTTGGTGAGACCGGCTATTTCTTTGAACCAACAGTGCTGATGAACGTGCCTGATGATGCCAGGATCATGCAGGAAGAACCATTCGGCCCCATTGCTGTCATCAACCCGGTTTCATCGCTGGATGACGCAATCGCAAAGGCAAACGCAGTCCCTTACGGCTTGGCCGGATACGCCTTTACCAACCGCGCGGATTACATTGATCGCATGATCGATGAAGTAGAGGTCGGCAATCTGTCGATCAACACACTTGAAGCCTCAATGCCTGAAACCCCGTTCGGGGGCGTTAAATCCAGTGGCTATGGTCGTGAGGGTGGTGCCGAAGGGTTAGACAATTATATGACCGTCAAGCATGTTTGGCATTCTGCCAAAATAACCTGA
- a CDS encoding cyclic nucleotide-binding domain-containing protein: protein MQKSLIAFIWHHSRRDQFILVFVTLLLFPLLYLTLELPKRIINDAIGAQSDAVLFYGFEISQTALLLTLCFAFLGSVIAHGLLKMRVNTMKGVLAERLLRRFRYTLVGRILRFPRSYQARVSEGELVAMVTAEAEPLGGIMGDAFANPLLQAGQMITILLFLFVQNVWFGLAAVALIPVQAWLIPRMQAKINVLNRSRILQMRSLSSEIGEISEGAPVLRQHGGWRYRQAAMSARLGKLFETRFEIYHRKYFMKFTNNFLTQLTPFFYFLVGGLLVINGQLTIGALVAAIAAFKDLSSPWKELLTYYTAVQEVSQRYIMIVRRFAPADLLKSLPTEAEPIATNAGAPTIKLDRVELEDGDGRHVLSGAELTLEPGSWTCVTAEDDGDCTTLALLLMRELSAHSGKVLWDDVNLADMSQQAIVGRIAHVTSSSHIFEGTLGENVMLPLRQMPSEALQGNLRDEAERSGNSIDSALTAWHPAQVSADVIKRAEDGWRELIEMTGGQRMLLARVLDHPLNAAQNAAFFEALVAARAHVAVQLERLDLMTAVQRFGSDTYVDALTLPENLLGGTAIQKRWLDPKAAAAFEVLLADLGLRDAVLAQGKVIAETLLEVFDTVETQNVPFQRLGLPDGTMKELELALQRAELSPQPKPRQRRADEALFLSLSVNIAAAQLDGVFSDDLKASVVAARKAAADASSSLSADFVAFDLAAWHPGISALENLIFGKIAPTSRARREKIKGVVVDVLNGQVDHATLMDLIDKLPTARRGKNLPQQVLEQVSIAQAVVKGPDLVILDRALASHDPAARTRTMATFRSLLPDATILQLETETPKDGLHDRDIELRQGQFRAVGQEGEDAVQTPETSDLQRKLQALRRAPLFRELSRQQLRLLAFSARWVTFKSGSYVFRKNDLPDGAFLIYEGNVALIERTETGEEAFAIYPTEGTLVGELGLIRNDPRRLDMRADSDITLLRIEADDFLSILETDARTGFKLIQSLIGYLDRPDRR from the coding sequence ATGCAAAAATCCCTCATTGCTTTTATCTGGCACCATTCCCGGCGCGACCAATTCATCCTTGTATTTGTGACGCTCCTGCTGTTTCCGCTGCTCTATCTGACGTTGGAATTGCCAAAGCGGATCATCAATGACGCCATCGGGGCTCAGTCAGATGCGGTCCTGTTCTATGGGTTTGAGATTTCACAAACGGCGCTCTTGCTGACATTGTGTTTTGCGTTTCTGGGCTCTGTGATCGCGCACGGGCTGTTGAAGATGCGGGTCAACACCATGAAGGGTGTCTTGGCCGAACGGTTGCTCAGGCGGTTTCGATATACGCTGGTGGGGCGTATTCTGCGCTTTCCACGAAGCTATCAGGCGCGCGTGTCCGAAGGCGAGCTTGTGGCGATGGTCACGGCAGAGGCCGAGCCGCTTGGCGGGATCATGGGGGATGCATTTGCAAATCCGCTGCTGCAGGCGGGACAAATGATCACGATTCTGCTGTTTCTCTTTGTTCAAAACGTCTGGTTCGGCTTAGCCGCAGTGGCGCTTATTCCGGTGCAGGCATGGCTGATCCCGCGGATGCAGGCAAAAATCAACGTGCTGAACCGCAGTCGGATTTTGCAGATGCGCAGCCTGTCTTCAGAAATCGGAGAGATTTCTGAAGGGGCACCAGTTTTGCGGCAGCATGGCGGCTGGCGGTACCGCCAGGCAGCGATGAGCGCGCGGCTCGGAAAACTCTTTGAGACCCGGTTCGAAATCTATCACCGCAAGTACTTCATGAAATTCACCAATAACTTCCTTACTCAGCTGACACCGTTTTTCTACTTTCTCGTCGGGGGTCTTTTGGTCATCAACGGCCAGCTCACGATTGGGGCGCTGGTCGCCGCAATCGCCGCGTTCAAGGATCTGTCGAGCCCCTGGAAGGAACTGCTGACCTATTACACCGCCGTGCAGGAGGTGTCGCAACGCTACATCATGATCGTGCGCCGATTTGCGCCCGCTGATTTGCTGAAGTCCCTGCCGACAGAAGCTGAGCCGATTGCCACAAATGCTGGGGCACCAACGATCAAGCTGGACCGGGTGGAATTGGAAGATGGTGATGGCAGGCATGTCTTGTCAGGAGCTGAGCTGACCTTGGAACCGGGAAGCTGGACCTGCGTGACAGCAGAGGATGACGGCGATTGCACGACATTGGCGCTTTTGCTGATGAGAGAGCTTTCCGCGCATTCCGGCAAGGTCCTTTGGGATGATGTGAATTTGGCTGACATGTCGCAGCAGGCCATTGTTGGGCGCATCGCGCATGTGACGTCATCATCGCATATTTTTGAGGGAACGCTGGGTGAGAATGTCATGCTGCCCTTGCGGCAAATGCCCAGCGAGGCGCTGCAGGGGAATTTGCGAGACGAGGCAGAGCGCAGCGGAAACAGCATCGATAGCGCGTTGACGGCATGGCATCCTGCGCAGGTGTCGGCGGATGTCATCAAGCGCGCAGAAGACGGCTGGCGCGAGCTGATCGAGATGACAGGTGGCCAGCGGATGCTTCTGGCCCGTGTTCTGGATCATCCGCTGAACGCGGCCCAGAACGCTGCCTTTTTCGAAGCGTTGGTTGCCGCGCGGGCCCATGTGGCGGTGCAACTTGAGCGTCTGGATTTAATGACCGCTGTCCAGAGATTTGGCTCGGATACTTATGTGGACGCGCTGACCTTGCCGGAAAACCTGCTGGGCGGAACCGCAATCCAAAAGCGCTGGCTTGACCCCAAGGCCGCAGCGGCGTTTGAGGTGCTGCTGGCTGACCTGGGACTACGCGATGCGGTGTTGGCGCAGGGCAAGGTGATTGCCGAGACCCTGCTTGAGGTTTTCGATACCGTAGAAACACAAAATGTACCGTTTCAGCGTCTTGGCCTGCCCGATGGGACCATGAAGGAACTTGAACTGGCACTGCAAAGGGCTGAATTGTCGCCCCAGCCCAAGCCGCGCCAACGGCGTGCGGACGAAGCGCTTTTTCTGTCGTTGTCAGTCAATATTGCTGCCGCACAGCTTGATGGGGTATTTTCAGACGACCTGAAGGCATCCGTTGTGGCTGCGCGAAAAGCAGCGGCCGATGCGTCTTCATCTCTCAGCGCTGACTTTGTTGCCTTTGATTTGGCGGCTTGGCATCCTGGGATAAGCGCCCTTGAAAACCTGATATTCGGAAAAATCGCGCCAACCTCGCGGGCACGCCGCGAGAAAATCAAAGGGGTGGTTGTCGATGTGCTGAACGGGCAGGTTGATCACGCAACCTTGATGGATTTGATCGATAAACTGCCAACCGCACGGCGCGGTAAGAACTTGCCGCAGCAGGTGCTTGAACAGGTCAGCATTGCTCAGGCGGTGGTAAAGGGACCGGATTTGGTGATTTTGGACAGGGCATTGGCAAGCCATGACCCTGCCGCACGGACCCGCACAATGGCGACATTTCGAAGCTTGCTGCCGGACGCGACCATCTTGCAGCTTGAAACGGAGACGCCGAAAGATGGCCTGCATGACCGTGACATCGAATTGCGTCAGGGACAGTTCAGGGCGGTTGGTCAAGAGGGCGAGGACGCTGTTCAGACGCCGGAAACAAGCGATCTGCAACGTAAATTACAGGCGTTGCGCCGCGCCCCGCTGTTTCGCGAACTCAGCCGTCAACAACTCAGGCTCTTGGCGTTTAGTGCGCGTTGGGTCACCTTCAAATCGGGATCGTATGTGTTTCGCAAGAATGACCTGCCCGATGGCGCTTTCCTGATTTACGAAGGCAATGTCGCATTGATTGAGCGTACTGAAACGGGAGAAGAGGCGTTTGCCATCTATCCCACCGAAGGCACGCTTGTAGGAGAGTTGGGGTTGATCCGGAACGATCCCCGGCGTCTGGACATGCGTGCAGACAGTGACATCACCCTGCTGCGTATCGAGGCTGATGATTTCCTGTCTATTCTTGAAACGGATGCACGGACGGGTTTCAAACTGATCCAGAGCCTGATCGGGTATCTTGACCGGCCGGATCGCCGCTGA
- a CDS encoding flavodoxin domain-containing protein, whose protein sequence is MPVLILFASIEGQTRKIAQFIEETVRSAGHDPTIVDVSDKMADVTFDGFDTVILAAPVHERRHPPNFEVLLTASRADLEARRTLMISVSLGAAFPKLMGEAQEYMDEMKMRTGLKPNAEALVAGAVRPSSYGYYETEVLRHAILRHQTIDPRTQECEFTDWDALGRVVTRFLSADK, encoded by the coding sequence ATGCCGGTACTCATTCTGTTTGCCTCCATCGAAGGACAGACCCGCAAGATAGCCCAGTTTATTGAGGAAACAGTCCGCAGCGCAGGGCATGATCCCACGATCGTAGATGTCTCGGACAAGATGGCCGACGTGACATTTGACGGGTTTGACACCGTCATTCTGGCCGCCCCTGTCCATGAACGCAGGCATCCACCCAACTTTGAGGTCTTACTGACCGCAAGCCGGGCTGATCTGGAGGCGCGGCGCACGCTGATGATCTCGGTCAGTCTGGGTGCCGCTTTCCCTAAGCTAATGGGGGAGGCACAAGAGTACATGGATGAAATGAAAATGCGCACCGGGCTCAAGCCAAATGCAGAGGCGCTGGTCGCCGGGGCGGTTCGGCCCAGCAGCTATGGCTATTATGAAACCGAGGTTCTGCGCCACGCGATCTTGCGTCACCAAACCATTGATCCGCGCACGCAAGAGTGTGAGTTTACGGATTGGGACGCGCTTGGCAGGGTTGTGACGCGTTTTCTTTCTGCCGACAAGTAA
- a CDS encoding peptidase, which yields MTYCIGMRLDRGLVFMSDTRTSAGVDNFAVSKKMFSWQVPDERAITIMTAGNLATTQSLISLLEERSISEQDRDPNILRLPTMFQVARLVGSTLKEVITSSSPTGQTSDDQFGASIIVGGQIKGGKPTVFMVYPEGNFIEITDDTPFFQIGETKYGKPILVRAYDRAMDFADAIKLLIVSFDSTVKSNLSVGLPFDLQVYENDTFTCDRTTRIKSDDAIYQEIASGWGDALRDAFQLLPSYKL from the coding sequence ATGACTTACTGCATTGGCATGCGGCTGGATCGCGGTCTGGTTTTCATGTCTGACACACGCACCAGCGCCGGCGTGGACAACTTTGCTGTGAGCAAGAAGATGTTTTCCTGGCAGGTCCCGGATGAACGGGCCATCACCATCATGACCGCCGGCAATCTGGCGACAACGCAGTCACTGATCAGCCTGCTTGAAGAACGTTCCATTTCCGAACAAGACCGCGATCCAAACATCCTGCGTCTGCCAACGATGTTTCAGGTGGCGCGGCTGGTTGGATCGACCTTGAAAGAGGTGATCACAAGCTCATCTCCAACGGGTCAGACCTCGGATGATCAGTTTGGGGCGTCGATCATCGTGGGCGGGCAGATCAAGGGCGGCAAGCCAACTGTCTTTATGGTCTATCCCGAAGGCAATTTTATCGAGATAACTGACGACACACCGTTTTTTCAGATCGGCGAAACCAAATATGGCAAGCCCATTCTGGTGCGGGCCTATGATCGTGCAATGGACTTTGCGGATGCAATAAAGCTGTTGATTGTGTCTTTTGATTCCACCGTAAAATCGAACCTGTCCGTCGGTCTGCCCTTTGATCTTCAGGTGTACGAAAACGACACCTTCACCTGTGATCGCACGACGCGGATCAAAAGCGACGATGCCATTTATCAGGAAATCGCATCGGGCTGGGGCGATGCCCTGCGAGACGCGTTTCAGCTTTTGCCGAGTTACAAATTGTAA
- a CDS encoding transglutaminase family protein produces MELQISHTTEYAYDAPVDYALQKVRLRPLPSSMQNVPNWAVEIAGGKIETSYTDHYGNHVDLVSIERGAQKLTIRASGMVETLNSTGILGQVFGRAPLWHFLQPTVLTTAGDAIKALPRITGDTGAQLSGLHGLSAAILKALPYEFGRTDVNTPAEVALQGSRGVCQDHAQVFLTAVRLSGIPARYVSGYLMINDRVEQDATHAWAEAYVNDLGWVGFDISNGVSPDERYTRIAIGRDARDAAPIEGLRMGSADETLMVSVQVQQ; encoded by the coding sequence ATGGAACTTCAGATCAGTCATACAACCGAATATGCCTATGATGCCCCGGTTGATTACGCGTTGCAAAAAGTGCGGCTGCGGCCCTTACCGTCAAGCATGCAGAATGTGCCCAACTGGGCGGTCGAAATCGCGGGTGGCAAGATCGAGACCAGCTATACCGATCATTACGGCAATCATGTTGATCTGGTCAGTATCGAACGTGGCGCGCAAAAGCTGACCATTCGCGCAAGTGGAATGGTCGAGACCCTCAACAGCACTGGCATTCTGGGGCAGGTTTTCGGGCGCGCGCCTTTGTGGCATTTTCTTCAGCCAACGGTGCTGACAACAGCGGGCGACGCGATCAAGGCGTTGCCGCGCATCACGGGCGACACGGGGGCGCAGTTGAGCGGTCTGCACGGCCTGTCCGCCGCCATCCTCAAGGCACTTCCCTATGAGTTTGGCCGGACCGATGTGAACACCCCTGCCGAAGTTGCATTGCAGGGCAGCCGCGGTGTGTGTCAGGACCATGCACAGGTTTTTCTGACTGCGGTGCGGCTTTCTGGTATCCCGGCGCGCTATGTCAGTGGCTATCTGATGATCAACGACCGGGTCGAACAGGACGCAACCCATGCCTGGGCAGAGGCCTATGTGAATGACCTGGGTTGGGTCGGGTTTGACATTTCAAACGGGGTTTCGCCGGACGAAAGGTATACGCGTATCGCCATTGGACGCGATGCCCGGGATGCCGCACCGATCGAAGGTTTGCGCATGGGTTCGGCGGATGAGACATTGATGGTATCTGTGCAAGTTCAGCAGTAA